From Paracoccus aminovorans, one genomic window encodes:
- the cobN gene encoding cobaltochelatase subunit CobN, with translation MHVVFRESRGLEDAEVPTDPGQSPADLVVLSYSDSDLGAFAAGWHRAAGGLPSLRLCNLSALRHPVSVDQYCETTLSGARAVLVRLIGGEAYWPYGAASLQDLARRRGIALAFLPADGRPDPALERLSTLPPPMLHRLTALCDEGGAVAAQMALAELARAAGLPAAAVEGQAAIPAFGFYDPDRGVIDRPIPGLLVSFYRSYLTAADLGPVDALIRALRDAGLPATGVFAPSLKAAGVADFLAPHLPGVAAVVNLTAFSARDDAGATPFDGADCPVFQAALSTAPRALWAAEDRGLSAADLAMHVVLPEVDGRIFLGAVSFKEPQPRDPDLQCARLVHAPDAALIAAAVARIKARLALPAARRAVVLSTYPGKAHQLAHAVGLDALASAGAMLGIGHADLGRRLLAERLHWPLADYLRALAALPAPLRDDLHAAWGEPPAQGFRFAAIRQGPDLIALQPERGAVATRSDDYHDLSRTPCHDYVAFYLWLRTQAQALVHMGAHGTLEWLPGKSVALSGECWPQALLGDLPVIYPFIVNDPGEAAQAKRRLSAVTLGHLPPPLVDAAVPENLAHLERLLDEYSTADGLDPRRRDRLIGAIRDEARAAGVEADLGLPPDAAPSEAIPLIDRFLCDLKDSRFGDGLHVYGTVPGEAEGLARALAGRHVAPGPSGSPARGRRDVLPTGRNLFTVDPRAVPSRNAHTQGVKLAEELLRRHLQDHGDWPRGLVVDLWGSATMRTAGEEFAMALHLAGMAPRWDAASGRVAGIEILPLAELRRPRIDVTLRVSGLFRDIFPGLAQLFETGAEALAARDEDAADNPYLARAPRVFGPKPGLYGLGIAELAETFTDEARQAAGEAWLAASSHAIAADGTIAHRPQAIRDRLAGADAFVHAQDLPESDLLLAGDYAAHEAGFAAAMVRIGAPAPALYHLDATRPDRPRARLLTEEIARVTRARAADPRWADGMMRHGFRGAAEIAATLDHMAAFANLAGVVPGHLFDLYHQATLARPELVAFMQRENPQALAAMRALFARLLESGLWTSRRNSVLAELKP, from the coding sequence TTGCACGTCGTCTTCCGCGAAAGCCGCGGGCTCGAGGATGCCGAGGTTCCGACCGACCCCGGCCAGAGCCCCGCCGATCTGGTGGTGCTGTCCTATAGCGACAGCGACCTCGGCGCCTTCGCGGCGGGCTGGCACCGCGCCGCCGGCGGCCTGCCGTCGCTGCGGCTGTGCAACCTGTCGGCGCTGCGCCACCCGGTCTCGGTCGACCAGTATTGCGAGACGACGCTGTCCGGCGCCCGTGCCGTGCTGGTCCGGCTGATCGGCGGCGAGGCCTATTGGCCCTATGGCGCCGCCAGTCTTCAGGACCTGGCCCGGCGGCGCGGCATCGCGCTGGCCTTCCTGCCCGCCGACGGCCGCCCCGACCCGGCCCTGGAGCGGCTGTCCACGCTGCCGCCGCCCATGCTGCACCGGCTCACGGCGCTCTGCGACGAAGGCGGGGCGGTGGCCGCGCAGATGGCGCTGGCCGAGCTGGCCCGCGCCGCCGGCCTGCCCGCCGCCGCGGTCGAGGGCCAGGCCGCCATCCCCGCCTTCGGCTTCTACGACCCCGACCGCGGCGTGATCGACCGCCCCATCCCCGGGCTGCTGGTCAGCTTCTATCGCAGCTATCTGACCGCGGCCGACCTCGGCCCGGTCGATGCGCTGATCCGGGCGCTGCGCGACGCCGGCCTGCCCGCGACCGGCGTGTTCGCGCCCTCGCTGAAGGCCGCCGGTGTCGCGGATTTCCTCGCCCCGCACCTGCCGGGCGTGGCGGCGGTCGTGAACCTGACCGCCTTTTCCGCCCGGGACGATGCCGGGGCCACCCCCTTCGACGGCGCCGATTGCCCGGTGTTCCAGGCGGCGCTGTCCACCGCGCCCCGCGCGCTTTGGGCCGCCGAGGACCGCGGCCTTTCGGCCGCCGACCTCGCCATGCATGTGGTGCTGCCCGAGGTCGACGGCCGCATCTTCCTGGGCGCCGTCAGCTTCAAGGAGCCGCAGCCCCGCGACCCCGACCTGCAATGCGCGCGCCTGGTCCATGCCCCCGACGCGGCGCTGATCGCGGCGGCGGTGGCGCGGATCAAGGCGCGGCTGGCGCTGCCGGCGGCGCGGCGGGCGGTGGTGCTGTCCACCTATCCCGGCAAGGCGCATCAGCTGGCCCATGCGGTGGGACTGGACGCGCTGGCCTCGGCGGGCGCGATGCTGGGGATCGGCCACGCCGACCTGGGCCGCCGCCTGCTGGCCGAGCGGCTGCACTGGCCACTGGCCGACTACCTGCGCGCGCTGGCCGCGCTGCCGGCCCCCCTGCGCGACGACCTGCACGCCGCCTGGGGCGAGCCGCCGGCCCAGGGCTTCCGCTTCGCCGCCATCCGCCAGGGCCCCGACCTCATCGCCCTGCAGCCCGAGCGCGGCGCGGTCGCGACCCGCAGCGACGACTACCATGACCTCTCCCGCACCCCATGCCACGACTATGTCGCCTTCTACCTGTGGCTTCGGACCCAGGCCCAGGCGCTGGTCCACATGGGCGCGCATGGCACGCTGGAATGGCTGCCCGGCAAGTCGGTGGCGCTTTCTGGGGAATGCTGGCCGCAGGCGCTGCTGGGCGATCTGCCGGTGATCTATCCCTTCATCGTCAACGACCCTGGCGAGGCCGCGCAGGCCAAGCGCCGGCTGTCGGCGGTGACGCTGGGCCACCTGCCGCCGCCGCTGGTCGATGCCGCCGTTCCCGAAAACCTGGCGCATCTGGAACGGCTGCTGGACGAATATTCCACCGCCGACGGGCTGGACCCGCGCCGCCGCGACCGCCTGATCGGCGCGATCCGCGACGAGGCCCGCGCCGCCGGCGTCGAGGCCGACCTCGGCCTGCCCCCCGACGCCGCGCCCTCCGAGGCGATCCCGCTGATCGACCGCTTTCTCTGCGATCTCAAGGACAGCCGCTTCGGCGACGGGCTGCATGTCTACGGCACCGTCCCCGGCGAGGCCGAGGGCCTGGCCCGCGCCCTGGCGGGGCGCCATGTCGCGCCCGGCCCCTCGGGCTCTCCGGCACGCGGACGTCGGGACGTGCTGCCCACGGGGCGCAATCTCTTCACCGTGGACCCGCGCGCCGTGCCCTCGCGCAATGCCCATACCCAGGGCGTGAAGCTGGCCGAGGAACTGCTGCGCCGCCATCTTCAGGATCACGGCGACTGGCCCCGGGGGCTGGTCGTGGACCTGTGGGGCAGCGCCACCATGCGCACCGCGGGCGAGGAATTCGCCATGGCGCTGCATCTTGCCGGCATGGCGCCGCGCTGGGATGCCGCCTCGGGCCGCGTCGCCGGCATCGAGATCCTGCCGCTGGCCGAACTCCGCCGGCCGCGCATCGACGTGACGCTGCGGGTCTCGGGCCTGTTTCGCGACATCTTCCCGGGCCTGGCGCAACTCTTCGAGACCGGGGCCGAAGCGCTCGCCGCCCGCGACGAGGATGCGGCGGACAATCCCTATCTGGCGCGCGCGCCCCGCGTCTTCGGCCCCAAGCCCGGACTCTACGGGCTCGGCATCGCGGAACTGGCCGAAACCTTCACCGACGAGGCGCGGCAGGCGGCGGGCGAGGCCTGGCTCGCCGCCTCGTCCCATGCCATCGCCGCCGACGGCACGATCGCGCATCGGCCGCAGGCGATCCGCGACCGGCTGGCAGGGGCCGACGCCTTCGTCCATGCCCAGGACCTGCCGGAATCCGACCTGCTGCTGGCCGGCGACTATGCCGCGCATGAGGCCGGCTTCGCCGCCGCCATGGTTCGGATCGGCGCCCCTGCCCCCGCGCTCTACCATCTCGACGCCACCCGCCCCGACCGGCCCCGCGCCCGGCTGCTGACCGAGGAAATCGCCCGCGTCACCCGCGCCCGCGCCGCCGACCCGCGTTGGGCCGACGGCATGATGCGCCACGGCTTCCGCGGCGCGGCCGAGATCGCGGCGACGCTGGACCACATGGCCGCCTTCGCCAACCTGGCCGGCGTGGTGCCGGGGCATCTCTTCGACCTTTATCACCAGGCCACGCTGGCCCGGCCCGAACTGGTCGCCTTCATGCAACGCGAAAACCCCCAGGCGCTGGCGGCGATGCGCGCCCTGTTCGCGCGGCTGCTCGAATCCGGGCTGTGGACCAGCCGCCGCAACTCGGTGCTGGCGGAGCTCAAGCCATGA
- the bluB gene encoding 5,6-dimethylbenzimidazole synthase, translating to MTQFNDADRDTLDRILRWRRDMRHFRTDPVPEPLLEELHEAMELSPSVGNSRPWRVIRVESPDLRAEIRADFIRCNAEAAAGYQGAQRQAYDALKLAGLDRAPVWLAVFTKTDPAEGHGLGRATMPATLHQSTAMAIHTLWLAARVRGLGLGMVSILDPAHIGPLLRVPESWEFTALLCLGWPEFTDDTPLLHRAGWQANTAPGWEKR from the coding sequence ATGACCCAATTCAATGATGCCGACCGCGATACGCTCGACCGCATCCTGCGCTGGCGCCGCGACATGCGGCATTTCCGCACCGACCCGGTGCCCGAGCCCCTGCTGGAGGAATTGCACGAGGCGATGGAGCTTTCGCCCTCGGTCGGCAACTCCCGGCCCTGGCGGGTGATCCGCGTCGAAAGCCCGGACCTGCGGGCCGAGATCCGCGCCGATTTCATCCGTTGCAATGCCGAAGCCGCCGCCGGCTACCAGGGCGCGCAGCGCCAGGCCTATGACGCCTTGAAGCTGGCCGGGCTCGACCGCGCGCCGGTCTGGCTGGCGGTCTTCACCAAGACCGACCCGGCCGAGGGCCACGGCCTTGGCCGCGCCACCATGCCGGCGACACTGCACCAGTCCACCGCCATGGCGATCCATACGCTGTGGCTGGCGGCGCGGGTGCGCGGGCTGGGGCTGGGCATGGTCTCGATCCTGGACCCGGCACATATCGGGCCACTGCTGCGGGTGCCGGAAAGCTGGGAATTCACCGCGCTCCTGTGCCTCGGCTGGCCCGAGTTCACCGACGACACGCCGCTGCTGCACCGCGCGGGCTGGCAGGCGAATACCGCGCCCGGCTGGGAAAAAAGATAG
- the cobW gene encoding cobalamin biosynthesis protein CobW has product MTDLTKTPVTVITGFLGAGKTTLIRHLMQNPQGKRLAVLVNEFGTMGVDGDILKSCADENCPAENILELSNGCICCTVADDFIPTLEKLMAMPARPDHILIETSGLALPKPLLKAFDWPAIRSRITVDGVIALADAEAVAAGRFAPDEAAVEAQRAADDSLDHETPLSEVFEDQIACADIVLLSKADLAGEAGLAAARAAIEAEAPRKLPILPLTDGVIDPRVILGLGAAAEDDLDARPSHHDGADDHEHDDFDSVVIELPEIADPADLVARIERLARERNVLRVKGHVAVAGKPMRLLVQAVGERVRHQFDRPWGDQPRLSRLVVIAEHDDIDEAAIREVLHG; this is encoded by the coding sequence ATGACCGACCTGACCAAGACCCCCGTCACCGTCATCACCGGCTTCCTGGGTGCCGGCAAGACCACGCTGATCCGCCACCTGATGCAGAACCCGCAGGGCAAGCGGCTGGCGGTGCTGGTCAATGAATTCGGCACCATGGGCGTCGACGGCGACATCCTGAAATCCTGCGCCGACGAGAATTGCCCGGCCGAGAACATCCTGGAACTGTCGAACGGCTGCATCTGCTGCACCGTCGCCGACGACTTCATCCCGACGCTGGAAAAGCTGATGGCGATGCCGGCGCGGCCCGATCACATCCTGATCGAGACCTCGGGCCTGGCCCTGCCCAAGCCGCTGCTGAAGGCCTTCGACTGGCCGGCGATCCGCTCGCGCATCACCGTGGACGGGGTGATCGCCCTGGCCGATGCCGAAGCGGTGGCCGCCGGCCGCTTCGCCCCCGACGAAGCCGCCGTCGAGGCCCAGCGCGCCGCGGACGACAGCCTGGACCATGAAACGCCCCTGTCCGAGGTGTTCGAGGACCAGATCGCCTGCGCCGACATCGTGCTGCTGTCCAAGGCCGACCTGGCCGGCGAGGCGGGCCTTGCCGCTGCCCGCGCCGCGATCGAGGCCGAGGCGCCGCGCAAGCTGCCGATTCTGCCCCTGACCGACGGCGTGATCGACCCGCGCGTGATCCTGGGCCTGGGCGCCGCGGCCGAGGACGACCTCGACGCCCGCCCCAGCCACCACGACGGCGCCGACGACCACGAACACGACGATTTCGATTCGGTGGTGATCGAGCTGCCCGAGATCGCCGATCCCGCCGATCTGGTGGCGCGGATCGAGCGGCTGGCGCGCGAACGGAACGTCCTGCGCGTCAAGGGCCATGTCGCCGTCGCCGGCAAGCCGATGCGCCTGCTGGTGCAGGCGGTGGGCGAACGGGTGCGGCATCAGTTCGACCGGCCGTGGGGCGATCAGCCGCGGCTGTCGCGGCTTGTGGTGATCGCCGAGCACGACGATATTGACGAAGCCGCCATCCGCGAGGTTCTGCACGGCTAA
- the cobO gene encoding cob(I)yrinic acid a,c-diamide adenosyltransferase, whose amino-acid sequence MSADPPEDENARHAQKMAKVKAARDRMMAGKQGEKGLIIVHTGKGKGKSSSGFGMILRCIAHGMPCAVVQFIKGAWDTGERRLLTTHFANLCQFHAMGEGFTWETQDKARDVAAARAGWEKAKALIRDPEIRMVLLDEINIALRYDYLDVAEVVAFLRDEKPPMTHVVLTGRNAKPELIEAADLVTEMEVVKHPFRDGIKAQPGVEF is encoded by the coding sequence ATGTCCGCCGATCCCCCCGAAGACGAGAACGCCCGCCACGCCCAGAAGATGGCCAAGGTCAAGGCCGCTCGCGACCGCATGATGGCCGGCAAGCAGGGCGAAAAGGGCCTGATCATCGTCCATACCGGCAAGGGCAAGGGGAAATCTTCTTCCGGCTTCGGCATGATCCTGCGCTGCATCGCCCACGGCATGCCCTGCGCGGTGGTGCAGTTCATCAAGGGCGCCTGGGACACCGGCGAGCGGCGGCTGCTGACAACGCATTTCGCCAATCTCTGCCAGTTCCACGCCATGGGCGAGGGCTTCACCTGGGAAACCCAGGACAAGGCCCGCGACGTCGCCGCCGCCCGCGCCGGCTGGGAAAAGGCCAAGGCGCTGATCCGCGACCCCGAGATCCGCATGGTGCTGCTCGACGAGATCAACATCGCGCTGCGCTACGACTATCTGGACGTGGCCGAGGTCGTGGCTTTCCTGCGCGACGAAAAGCCGCCTATGACCCATGTCGTGCTGACCGGCCGCAACGCCAAGCCGGAACTGATCGAGGCCGCCGATCTGGTCACCGAGATGGAGGTGGTCAAGCATCCGTTCCGCGACGGCATCAAGGCGCAGCCGGGGGTGGAATTCTGA
- a CDS encoding DUF1636 family protein, translating into MTVTLHVCITCRAGEPVVDGQPVPGQRLMAALLRHPDPAGVTIRPVECLSACSNGAAIALSGPDRWTYVYGRMEPADAAEILQGASAYAATPDGIVPWRERSPIFRKRSIARIPPPLAPRLDES; encoded by the coding sequence ATGACCGTGACGCTGCATGTCTGCATCACCTGCCGTGCCGGCGAGCCCGTCGTCGACGGCCAGCCCGTGCCGGGACAGCGGCTGATGGCGGCGCTGCTGCGCCACCCCGATCCGGCGGGCGTGACCATCCGTCCGGTCGAATGCCTCTCGGCCTGTTCCAATGGCGCCGCCATCGCGCTGAGCGGCCCCGACCGCTGGACCTATGTCTATGGCCGCATGGAACCCGCGGACGCCGCCGAGATCCTGCAAGGCGCCAGCGCCTATGCCGCCACGCCCGACGGCATCGTGCCCTGGCGCGAGCGCAGCCCGATTTTCCGCAAGCGCAGCATCGCGCGCATTCCTCCCCCCTTGGCCCCCCGACTGGATGAATCATGA